The sequence AGTTGATTAAGGATATTGGGATTATAAAGAATAGCCACGGGGACTAGTGATTTACTTTCCTTTATCCATGCTAAGTACCAACCAATTCAAGAGCAGTCACTGCCTCAGAGACGTACAAActgaagtgaatgaatgaggaaacttGTACAGCAGAGCGATTAGAGCTTTCCCCCTCTACTGAACGGAGTCACACTTGTCCAAAACAAGATGAAGTGCCAAGATAATTTTGCATCCCCAAGTTCACATTACAAGCAGTTTACTCTGTTGGTGATGTATTTCACATTGGTGCACATTGCAAAGTAAAGATCTGGAATGTACTGGccacagaaatgtaaaaatatcaaCTGaaccaataagaaaaagaatgtgagtgtATAAAAAGCTAGCAGAGGAATGCAGCAGGTGGTAACGAGAGGTCTAACCCAGCTCTGCGCTGTTTTCTCTCCACTGGGCTTTACAACAGCTATTTCAGCAACTAGGTTTTGAAGCCAGGGGAGAAGGGAACAGAAGCAGAGAAGAATCTCAAGTATGAACAGATTGTTCCTCATTCAATAAACTTTAGTTGTGCCTCAAAATAGCTGTAGAATTTCTGTAGTTTCTGCCCCCTAAAACCCTGTGGAAGGTCCGGCTGAGGGCATTCTTCACTTCATAATTTCTCAGGCTATAGATGATGGGGTTCAACATGGGAGTCACAACGGTGTAGGATAGTGACAGCACCTTCTTGCTCTCAGGAGAATTATTGGACTTGGGACGGAAGTAGGTGAGGCTTGAAGATACATAGAAAAGGGAGACAAcaaggaggtgggaggagcaggtAGAGAAGGCTTTGTGCTTCCCTTTAGCTGAAGGAATCTTGAGGATGGCAGCAGCGATGCGAGTGTAGGAACATAGGATCAGCAAGCAGGGTAGCATGACGACTAGAATGGTCCCAACGATGGCATAGACCTCAAAGAGTGCTGTGTCTGCAcagaccagcctgagcacaggTGGGCTGTCACAGAAGAAGTGGTTCACCTCGTTGGTGCCACAGAATGGAAAGCTGAAGAGCCACGTGGTCTGCACAGTAGCTACAGGAACGCCTGGAAACCAGGAGGCAGCAGCCAGTTTGGCACACGTCCTTGTGCTCATGATGACTGGGTAGTGTAAGGGATTGCAGATGGCTACATAGCGGTCATATGCCATGGTGGCCAGAAGGAAGCATTCAGAAACCccgaagaagaagaagaaatacatcTGAGTGGCACAGCCAAGAAAGGAGATGATCGTGTCCTGGGCAATCAGGGTCCCCAGCATCTTGGGCACAATGACTAGGTTGAAGCCAATCTCCAAGAAGGACAAGTTcctgaggaagaagtacatggggctGTGCAGCATGGGGTCAGCCCAGGTGACCAGAAGGATGAGGCCGTTTCCCATCAGGGTGACCAGGTAGATGATTAAAAATACCAGGAAGAGTAATGACTGTATTTCAGTAGGTAAGGAAGAGAAACTCATCAGGGTAAACTCGCTAACTCTCGTCCAGTTGCCTCCAGCCATAGAAACAGGAATGAAACCCCAGCTGTGGTCATGGAGAGAGATTCTCAATAGAAAGAGTCAGATTCTggatttgtttttcagattcattCTGAGTGTCAGGGAAAGAGACGAAATCAGGATCTCAGTTGCAAAGGAAAGGGCTTCCTGTTGTCTAAGAATAAAGACACAAGGAAGAGTCGCCAGAGCCCAAGCTCTGAATGGGCAACGGCTCATCCTTCCTTACTCTTATACTTTATCATCCATTTTCCACTTTGTGATCATATTTGCTGAAACAAATTGGATCATATCCACACACACCCATCTTCTGCTGCATAATTAATACCTTTGTTGTGGGGTTAAATGAGATAGGTCCTGAGGCAATAAAGTGGAGTCAGATGGAAAACAGTAGATAATTTCCATTTAATCCTGTTATATATtcccctttgtcaaagattcatgGTGTTCATCTTCTCCATCTACTGCCAAAAATAGTACTTACTTTTTTGTATGCAAGTAGGGACTGCAGTCCTAATACAATTTGAGAGGGTACATAATGGAAAAAGTCAATTGTTTTATCATGCTTCATTTTGAAGTGACTTGAAGTAGGAAAAAAGTGGCAAGGGGATGGATAGGAGGATGTGTACAGAATGTAGTAGTTTTAATTCACCTTTCCCCCTCAATGTCAGAACTGCAGAGTACTTCAGATCTTACAATACTTGTTCCTTCTTGTCTGACCTGTTTATGAGGTAACAACCTTAGGAGCTTTATTTTTCAGTCCAGCAAAGCTATAATTAAAAATTGGTGGTCAGGACCCAACGTATTCACTGGCTTTCAAAATTAAGATCTAAGAGGTAGATCTTAGATCTACAACTAAGCAGATAGTGAGTGTGCCTCAGGAGATTCCAAATACTTCTCTTTCAAGAGtggacaaatggaaaaaaaaaaagaaatgaattaccacaagagttctatgaaaaatatgagaaacatTAAAGTGaatattcaaaggaaaacaattatGAATAAACAATTAACATGTGTTATATTAAAGACAGAATCTTAAGTAATAaggaaaaatttaatatttattccaCTTCTATTGAGGCACTGGCGATGTGACGGTTGATTCCTCCGTGAAGCTTAAAATTTAATGGGGGAGATATTTAAATAATCAATCctattaaaatcacaatgaagaTCTTGATACAGTAAATACACAGTAGCTTGGTGGAGGGAATGTATAAGGGGTAGGGACACCTAATGATGCCACCTAAGATGTGCAGAACATGTAGGGTGCacattattatgaaaatattataaaattgaaATTACATTACAAAACATGAAGtataggaaaaaatttaaattactgaGCTAACTCTTTTTGAACTGAGCAttccttaacacacacacacatacacaagaatAGAAATACACACATACCGATATGTTTTGATCTTtgtgttattcattttttttaattttgagggtaGGGAAAATCTTTAAGCATTCAGACAGGAAACAAATATAACTAAAGAAGCAAAACCACACGTTACAATCAAAAGAACTTCCAGGCTGCCTACAAAAAACCACAAGAATTTTATCTTACACCACTCAAAAAACTAATtctaaatggattaaagacttaaatataaaacctgaaactataaaacttctagaagaaaatgtaggggaAAAGCTTCTTCacattggtcttggcagtgatttttttggatatgatacTGAAAGCACAagccaaaaaaactaaaaataaacaagtggactccattaaactgaaaagcttctgcacagcaaaggaaacaatcaacaaaatgaaaaggcaacctaccaaatgggaaaATATGTTTGCAAACtgtatatctgataaagggttaatatccaaactatatGAGAAATTCATATAACTCagtaggaaaataataataaaagtaaaaatgaaaaaagaatctgattgaaaaatgaacagaaggccttaatagacatttttctaaagatggcatacaaatggccaacagatacacaCAAAGGTGCTCAACGTCACtagtcaacagggaaatgcacatcaaaactccAGTGAGATCTCGCCTTAAagaaatggctatcatcaaaaagacaaagattatataaaatagataaacaggtttatactgtatagtacaggtatattcgatatcttgtagtaacctatactgaaaaagaatatatgtatgtatatggatgactgaaacattattctgtaccaGAagctgatgcaacattgtaaactgactatacttcaaaaacaaaaacaaaaatattgctttatagttaacaggaaagaaaaaaatcacatacaacttgaaattctaaaaaaagataagcgataacaagtgttggggaagatgtggagaaaggagaacTTTTGTGCACAGTTGaggggaatataaattggtatagccattatggaaaaatagtgtggaggttcctcaaaaatttaaaataaaattactatatgatccagtaattccacttctgggtatatatacagagagaatgAAGTCACTATCtcagagatatctgcactccccatgttcatggcagcattattcacaatagctaagatatggaaacaacttaagtgtctacagatgaatggataaagaaaatgggggagatatatatgtgtatatatatatatatatatatacaatatatatatatatacacatatatatatgtattattcagccatattattattattatttagccattaaaaagaaagaaatcttgccatttttgacAGACAAAATTAATTGAGCTTGAGGATCTcatgccaaatgaaataagtcaaagaacaaacaaatactgtattatctcacttatatatggactCTAAGAAAGCTGAACtcaaagaaacagagagtagaatgatgaCTGCCAGGGACTGGGGGCTAGGGGAAAGGGGGAAATGTTGGTCAAGATCTACGAACTTCCAGTAATaggatgagtaagttctggggctCTAATATACAGCAGTGGTGACTATAATTAAAcatattgtattatatacttgcTAGTTGCTaaaagagagtagatcttaagtgttctccatatatgcacacacaaaaGGTagttatgtgaggtgatggatgtgttaactaactttTTTTTGTGGCAATTATTTTGCAAcgtatatgtgtatcaaatcatcacattgtacacctcaaacttacacaatattaaatgtcagttatatctcaataaagttgggaGAAAAAACTCATATGCCCAATAGACTTCTGCTGATAACACATATGAAAAAACACAGTAGACTGAGGCTTAAAAAATTTGAGGGGAGAATTAAGACTTTTATTATTAtcacataaaaaaataatgaaaataaattaacttgGTTTTCAAATCaacttagaaaagaaaacagacacagcaaggaaaaaatacaactaaaagcaaaaataaattttaaaattataaaattgataACTATATTTAAAAGTCAGtcctttgaaaacttaaaaagtGGAGATAAATAGTCGCAGAATCTAATAAAGAAATGTCTGAAGAAAACAATAATATGCAATTTTAGgaataagaaatggaaaatatccttggaaacaatgaaatttttaaaattataagaatactataataataataaatgtgtgcTACTTAAAACAAACTGATAGTTTTCTAGTAATGTGTGAGCTTCATcttgattttaaaagataaaatatgatggatgaacctggaagacattctgctaaatgaaataagccagacacagaaggacaaatgctgcatgattccacttatacaaggtacataaaatagtcaaactcagaaATGGGGAGCAGTATGGTGATATCAAGGGGCTAGGGGGGAGtcggggggtgggagggagaaacaAGGACTTGCTGTTtgaagggtacaaagtttcagttttgcatggtgaaTAACTTTTAGAAATCTGCTGCACAACATTGTGCCTGCAGTTAACAAGCTGTATTGTGTACTTAAACATTCGTTAAGGATTCTCACGCTAAGCGGTCTTACACAacaaaaaaattgattaaaaaaaagacattggagaaagaaaccaaaaattaTGCAAAGAATATaatcatacatttaaaattataatagctATAAAATATGGGGAAATGTTCAAAGTAACCAGAAaatgaatgcaaattaaaaataagatttttttaaaattgtagtccTCAGTTATGATAAAAGTTAAGGGAAATAAACAGGATAGGTCAAAATGATAAGTtgatttcacaatatatatcaaAGACACTTTGAACTAGCAGCACTGTATTTACAATTTTTACATTGTTTGGATGCAAACTGCATTTTacttgaatgcttttctcagtcTTATTTAAGATAATGTAGttgtaaacaaatgaacaaaagaacaaaaatagcaaattgtttaaataaattgtattatAGTTCCACTATGGAATTCTGTGCCATAATTTAGAATTATGCTAGAAAAGAACATTTAATAGCACGGTGAGATATTCAACATATTTATCTAAGTGGATGGAGTATGTTACAAAATAGTATGTTCAATGCCaagatcttcattttaaaatatgaaattatatccatacatggaaaactacaattgtattatttaaatgttaaaatctcAGTGCTGTGATTATAAGTGTTTTAAGCTTTTCCTGTGTTTCACCTGTTCTACATTATTCACCTTGATGTATTCTCTGTATTCAGATAAACAAACATTctattaagaataaaataattatgcaaatcaaaacagcttataaaattttaaatataaatgataaacTTGGAATAATTTTGTAGTAattcaacaaataataaaaaatgtttgcctAATTGACTTGTAAAGAGGGCCCATGAATCATTAAGAACAAGCATTGTATCTCTCCCCGACCCAAAAAAACAGAGGGCACCAAGATTCAATTTATCAAAAGTACcataaaggaatatacatataaaattactCAATTTTCCTAGCagtaaaaaaagaagtaaaaatcagacaaataaataaataacacaaaaattCAATTTTGTGTATCAAACTTAGAAAggcaaaaataatcaaaatgttcAGTGCTAATATGGGGGTGGTATGATAGATAATATCTTTGATTTGGGCtgtaaattagtattttttttctgaaaagcaatTTAGAAAATTTGTATGAAGTCTCTTAAAGTGTTCATATACTTTGTTTCAAGAACTTCCTCAGGATTTCTAGTCTAAGCCAGTAGAGCCATAGACAgtgatttcacatataaatatgTTGTGTTGTATTTAAAGATAAATAGTGTCAGGACTGCAATCAACCAACCACTCGTCCATAACTGATGAGGTCGATCATGGCACGGGCACCTCAGAAAATATCATGTAATTATGTTCAGTCAGTTTTGAAGAACATTTATTGCTATTGAATAATACTCACAaagaaatattatatttaaaaaactcaAGAATATATAGGTGTACATATAAGATTCCAAATTTATAAATATCTgcgtagggggaaaaaagacagggAATGTACAAAATTTTAGCGATGATCACCTTTAAGTGGTGGGGAAATTTCATTTTCTGGTTTTCCAAACAGCCTACAGTGAGCTACGTTTGTTATACAGCAGCAATGAAGGCAgtaatgatgaaaatgaaaatgatgactgcatgttggtaGTGTTTGCTgaatacataataaaattatgctatgtattttacttttatttttttcatactcTTCTCACAACAACAGTCTGATTTTGATGCTACTATTATAATCCTTCCCGTATTTTTGCTAATGGCAAACTGAAGTTTGGAGAGCTTAAGTTATTTAATAGTTAAGGAATTTAATAAATTGTCTGCATAGCAGGATGATGCAGACCTGCACTTAGAACCACGatgagaaaaaatacataaaagcgCCACTTGGGTTTTgaacacagaaaatattttaggtaTCAACTTTTGTCCCTCATCATTAGTTTCTTACTACTTAGTGAATGAATTGCTTCCCTTCATGATTCTAtacagaggttggcaaacttctATAAGAGGccagatataaaatattttaggctttgcggACCACATGagctctgttgcaactactcaacatCCAAACAAATACCCACATGCAAAATGCCAAATCTATAGTGTTAATATAGGTATACGAACAATtaggtatataaatatatacaataaacaaatgagcatgtCTGCATTGCAATTAATTTTACTGACAGACatcaaaatttgaatttcatataattttcaagtGCCATAAACTATTcttcttcttttgactttttaaaccattttttaaatgtaaaagtcaTTTTTAGCCCATGAGCCATAAAAACCAAGAGGCTGGCTGTATTTCACCCATGCGTGGTAGTCTGCCAATCCCTGCT is a genomic window of Camelus bactrianus isolate YW-2024 breed Bactrian camel chromosome 10, ASM4877302v1, whole genome shotgun sequence containing:
- the LOC105076821 gene encoding olfactory receptor 10A5 yields the protein MAGGNWTRVSEFTLMSFSSLPTEIQSLLFLVFLIIYLVTLMGNGLILLVTWADPMLHSPMYFFLRNLSFLEIGFNLVIVPKMLGTLIAQDTIISFLGCATQMYFFFFFGVSECFLLATMAYDRYVAICNPLHYPVIMSTRTCAKLAAASWFPGVPVATVQTTWLFSFPFCGTNEVNHFFCDSPPVLRLVCADTALFEVYAIVGTILVVMLPCLLILCSYTRIAAAILKIPSAKGKHKAFSTCSSHLLVVSLFYVSSSLTYFRPKSNNSPESKKVLSLSYTVVTPMLNPIIYSLRNYEVKNALSRTFHRVLGGRNYRNSTAILRHN